GGCATGGAATGACTGTACATCAAGTTAGTGTGGTCCTCTCCCTAGCACATTATGCCACGCAACTGACAAGTGCAGAGCAAGTTAAATAGTGCTTGGTAAAGAGTCCAGAGAAACTCAACTTGAAAGAGTAAGTTTTCAAGGATGGAATAGGTCAAATTCATACTGTGGTGTAAATCTGCAAGGCTTCAGTAAAATTATGCTTATAATCATCTCATGTAATTGACTGTAGCATGGCAGACTTGTGAATCTCTACAGAAAGTGTAAAAGCTAATTGTGATGAAACAGCTCAGTGATAAGCAAATTGTGCCTTTTCAAAATCTCTTCACCAATTTCTTCCTGTATAGACAATTAGAGTTTGTTCTCGTTTCCTATTGATCATGACTAACTACCCCTCTCTAGGCTCAGCTGTTCCTTTTTATTCTCCTCCTTTGTGCTTTGCTGTCCTGAAGCCAAATCTGAATGGATTTCAGTGGCTCTCCTGTGCTTTTTGACTTGGTATCAGGAAGTCTGGCAccataagaaaattattttataaatgctAGCTATACAGTGGATGACTTCTTCAACAGGCAAAATAAAAGCTCAGTTGAATAATGAGTGCAAGGTATGGTGTCTGTAAGTGTAAAATCTCTGAATTTTCCCCTCCAGCTCCCTTGCTGTAGCTCCCATCAAAGCTCAATTTTAGACTACAGGAAACATTTTGGGTATAGAGACTGTAGGCAACAGCTGGAAAGGCTCAGTTTTACAATTCTGTGTTCAATTAATCTATTCCACAGTAGAATCAGAAAAGTAAGTTTTTTGGAAAGAGTAAATAGGTGATATGTACTCCTTGTGGGATGACTATATTTTTCTGCTGACTTGCAACCAGTAAATTCTTTGGCAACATTGCTCCTGGCAAAGCCCTTGTACTTATCAACTCCGTCCTTAATGCCAGTGTAATACCAGCAGCGTCCCATTTTTCAGGCAGAGCAGTATATGTTGTTCTGGCCCATCTTGAGTCATGGAGCCCTGTAAGGTGCCACCTTTTTCCAGGACTTAAAATCTGCTGTGGTGAAAACGAGAGTAACTTCTTTCTCAGATTTATCCATTGTTACAAGTTTGTGTGTTGCCATCTGGGGGACAAGGACTTGTGACATCCTCGTTgattcctctctctctctctctctccctcttcctttcaGAGTGCTGTTGGGGTGAGTGCAGAAGAATGGCTGCAGCAGAACCTCTGACCGCTTTCTCACGATGGTACCTCTACGCCATCCATGGCTATTTCTGTGAGGTGATGTTCACAGCTGCCTGGGAGTTTGTGGTCAACTTCAACTGGAAGTTCCCTGGTGTTACCAGTGTGTGGGCGCTCTTCATCTATGGCACCTCCATCCTTATTGTGGAAAAGATGTATCTGTATCTCAAAGACAAGTGTAACATTTTAGTGCGCTGCTTCATTTACACACTGTGGACATACCTCTGGGAGTTCACCACTGGCCTCATCCTACGCCAGTTCAATGCCTGCCCGTGGGACTATTCCCAGTTTGATTTTGACTTCATGGGCCTGATCACCCTGGAGTATGCCATCCCATGGTTTTGTGCTTCTTTCATCATGGAGCAGCTGGTGATCAGAAACACGCTGCGCTTACGATTTGATGAGACTGCTGAGCCTGGGGCCCCCACCGTGCCCGTTGCATTGGCCAATGGCCACGTGAAGACGGATTGAGCAGCGACTTAGAGCCATACTTAGCAATCTGAGAGAGCCCAGATCTCTACCACTGACAGTCAGCTCTGGCTCTGAGGTACTTCTCCTTGCTGTATAAGATTCATAACCCCGTTTTTCTAATGGGGATGTGCATGGGATATACCAGAAAAAATGGAACCAATAGATTTTCTATGGATTTTACTCTTTGGGCTCCAAGGACCAATATCAGTTACTTATTAGTTAGGTTGTTTCTGATTTTAACTTATTACTGATGAAAGCAGTCCTTTTGCTTACACTTTAAagtggagaaagaagaaaaaagaaatgctaCGGTGGAAATGCAtcctaaaaaaccccacctaATCAGTGGATGGGCATGGACACGCCAGCTGAGTTAGTGATTGGCTTACTCCATTAGGCAATATTCAGGTGCTTGCTTGCAACCAATACCTCCCGTGGGACCTGAGATGCTGCAGGAACAAGCAAAATCCATCTGCTGTTGAGAAGTACCTAAGACTGGCAGTCTGCTGGGGAGGTAGATGGTGTTCCCCTCACCAGGTCCCACTGGCCTCTCCCCAGGTTCTTTGTTGCACCATGAAATAATCTGGTGCTGGACATCTTGCTGAACTTATATTGGATATTGTACTTTTTGAAATCTCAGTCCTGATACTTCTGATACtcaatagaaatattttctttcttttccttctttttttttttccattctttttttttttttctaaaaaggcCTTTTTTGCCAAGCGAATTTTACCATAATCTGTACTATCTGAATCTTGGCAAAAGGCACAAGAAATAGTGCAAGTCTTCCCATCTCCTTTGTCCCCCGAAAGCAGATCTTGCTGCAGATTCCAGCTCCCATCTCAGCCATGCAAACCTTGTAGAGACTATATAGCCCACAAGACTTTTCTGCCTTCCTTTCCAGGGAGTCCTCTGTTTCTGGTGATGTCGATGACTTAGTCTGGTTGCAGCGCATTGTATTTGAAGGTCAAAACCTTCACGTGGCTAACCCAGGATTTGGTCCTCTGGCACTAACTCCCATGTTCCTTCAGCACTggcaaacaacaacaaaaacaacaaaaaccaaaacacatgTCTCTGAAAAGCATACACTTCTTCATGCTCTGCCTGAATGAGGCTTTGAATGAGGgtgtgagagcagcagcagagaggtgGAGCAGGAGGGACTGCTGTGGCTTCACTGCAGACCTACCTGCACCAGGGACAGTTTGAAATTTAACCTATTGGGAACACTTATGGAGAACCAGGACAGCTGTGGTGCAGGGAAGGTGTTTGATAGTGGCAGCCATAAGATTGTAATTCACTCTGTCATGTCTTGGCCTTGAAGTTAGCAAGAAACAGAGAGCTTCTAGTGACAGATGTCTCACTCCTGAACTGATTTATGGGGAAAGTTTGCAAGAGTTGTCCCAAAAGgccagattattttttcttgttcttccacTACAGTCAGTATAGCTGTACCAGGGATACAGCAGAACTTACCAGgccagattattttttcttgttcttccacCACAGTCAGGAGAGCTGTACCAGGGATAATTTGGCTTGAAATGCAAATCTGTTGTAGGATTCCACTCTTAGTTTGGAAATAGTTGGGCCATTTCTGTGTATGTCCCTTGTCTCTGGAAGGGGTGCTCAGCTGTGAACCTGCTCTTGCCCTGGTGCAGCCATTCCTGAGAGGAAAAGCACTGCTGGCCCTGTGAGTAGAATTGTTTCTTGGTTCTGCTCTTACAGGGCAGTGTTAATCCTTTTTTGTATTACACAAAGAGCAATTATTTTATTCCTTCCCCTTTTCACATGGCATCCATTGCTGGCAATGGACACATGAAAACAGTGGTGGCAAGGATCTAATCAAATCTGCCCTGGATATGCAATGTATCCCAAATCACTGAGAATACTTAGGTGGGTATTTAGAGTTCCCTTTTTACAGTTCATTAAATTAAAAGAGAACAAACACTGAACAGATAGTTCTTTTGATGCTGTGATGCCAGTGTTATGAAATCAGAGGAACAGTATGTAGTTTATAAGCCTTGTTGGTCTCAGGAGTATAGACCCAGGCAAAACAGTCACCTGAAACTGTAcatggagagggaaaaaagagctTTGTGTGGGGGATAATGTAGATGAGCTCTACTGGAGCAGAACAAGAATTGCACTTTGTGTGGGGGATAATGTAGATGAGCTCTACTGGAGCAGAACAAGAATTGCAAGGTGCAGATGAGAGTTGGGATCCCACCATTTTGGCCCTGGTTATGTCATGATCATCAAATGCAGTGTCTAAAGCTGGGTTGTCCTCTCACAGCATAGCTTAAATGGTGTTGTGCTGCCTCCTACACCACCCCCACATCATGTAAAACCCTAAGCTTTATAGAAAGAACCATAGGATCCGTGCTTTCTCCTTAGCTGTTACAAAACTCTTTGGAAAGGTTAAAAGGAGTTAGTGTGGTGTGGAGGACTGGCTGTCTGCAGAGCTAACCTGGTGTGCAATAGCAGTTGTGTCTGTTGTTGTCTTTACTTAAGAAGGTCCCATATAAACGACACTTTATTTGTGTTTTGCTGAGTGATGTAATATTTAACTGCTCAAAATATGGAAGGGTTTCCCAGCAGCATCTAGTATCCTAGGGCATTGTTCTTATTGCCTGTATCATTGAAACAGCCATTGTAGTCTGCTTTCCGCTGGTGTCTGATGTGTACCACCCAGCTATTGCATCTTCATAGAGTGGTAATTTATACCCAGAAGTGCACTTTACTTGCAGCTTGCAcaccagaaacagaaaagaaccTGGCAAattcttaaataatttaattgtgTATAATACCACATAATGCAGCAGGATTAGCCAGACTCCTCCTTTCTGAAAACGTGGCTGCTGTCAAAGCTTTGTCTTTTCTGCAAAATCTCCCTTTTTAATACATGTGATGCTTCTTATAACATCTTGCAGAACTGCCCAGAGCACGTTGCCAGGATCTCAGTAAGAGCTTGGGAGCTGGACTGAAGTTGAAGAGACATTtacattaagaagaaaaaaacgcACAAGGCCTAACATTTGTTTGTATGTGTATCTTCCTCAGTAGATTAAAGTTGCCTGTTTTGAGTTcaccagcaataaaaaaaaaaccttgtgaTTTATCTACTTTGTCCTAACTGCAGCAAAAGAAAGTGACCCTgatctctgcttttcttttccagggggTGGTGGGATATGGactccccagtgtcccagtttTGCATCTATTCTCTTACTTGTCTCATGTACAGCCCACCCTAAAGGATCTCAAAGTGTGTGATAAATAAATACAGAGTCTGGTGTCCATAACACAAGAGGCAGTTCAAGCATTACTGTGGTATCTGTTCATACTCCAAAGATCTTGCCAGAGGGGAATGTTTGATCTACAGCAGGACCAGATGGCATTTTGGTCTTTTGTGTTATAATTGAGAGAAACGTGTACATACGTACCAGGTACTATTGCGCCTTTGGTCTGAGTGCATTTTGTAATTAAAGTAGAATAATCCAATCAAGATTTTGCTTGACTAGTCCTGTGActataaaaggtaaaaaaagacTGCAGGGCTTTAGCTGCTTTGAGAATTAGGAAGCAGGTGACTGAAGTCCTGAGTTTagcatagctctgctgctgactGATTTTCTAAAACctgcagagaaagaaagggGATTTCTTCACTTATGGGAACTTCTGccctttctgtaaataaaacatGAGCCACAACCAAGATGTGAACTGAAACCAaatgtttttctattttaatttatcCTAGGCCCTGAATAGATGCAATATGCCCTGTATTCAAGGGGGGAGGCTTGGAGACCTAAACTCTTTTCCTCCACTTCTGCCTGTAAAATGCAGCTGAACCACCTGAGGGGGAGAATActctcttccccttccttcctGCACACCGGCAGCTACCAAATCCCTCTGTGGTCCATCCCCTGTTGTAGAaggaaatttttcttcttatatGGCCTCTTATCAAACCAGAAGCTGTTGGTAATGTGTGTCACCTTACCCAGCTGCTTTGGCACCTAAAGACCACTTTGGGTCACAGGGCTGGTGAGAACAGATGAGCATTGTCCCTGTTTGGCAAATGGCCTCCCTTTGAACCTGTCTTCTCTTATTCCTCCTGGAGTGTCCTGAGccagctgctggggaagggacATTCCCTTCCTTCCACCTTCTGTCCCAGAGAATGGAGcaagctctgcagctgctcaggggcCTTGGCACCACTCGAGGTTTTATGCTAACACAGGTCTGTCTCTGCTTGGGCATGGCAACTTTGATTTTAAGAGCTGTTAGGCTCTGAACTTGAGGCTCATCACTAGCAAGGCTTCCACATACCTCATAGTAAATTTGTACTATGTGAAGTAGCTTATATCTTCCAGGATGGCAAGCTTTTGCTCCATCAAGGGTTTGACCACTAGTCAAACTGCTTTGTGAACAAGAGGGGAAGTTACAGAAGCAGGTGGTGCCCCCAGCACCTGCTCTGCTTTTGGCCCCTGGGCAGCTAACACAGATGTGGAAGGAAAAGGTGCTGTTTTGACAGAAGTCCTAGGCAGGGGCTGGGCATGCACTGGTTAGTTTATGTCCAAAGGCACCACATCTTCAAATATAAATTTGTGCTTTCCCACTGAAATCTTTGCTACTTGTGGAAAAGCAAATGTTTGCTTGCTCTAAAATGTATGATTGCTTGAACTTACTCTGAACTAGAAGTAGTGTTCAAAATCTCCAGTCCTCTTTCTCTCTAGGCGATTCCCAACTTACAACTTTGTGGAAAAATATGTCACCTTGGGATGTGCAAGCTAATGCTCATTAAGCCAATATAGGTCCTAAAAGCCATATAGTGCTGTTCTCCATCCTGCTGAGTTAATCATGCTGAGAAGCAGAATAGACACACCTCAGAGTGTGCTGCCATTTGGCTGTACCACTTCAGGATCTGAAATAGTAGCAACGCCTACTCAGGAATTCATTTTGCGTTATAAAATGTACTCTTAATTCCATGCttaagaggaagaaagagatcCTATATACGCTTCATCACTGCTTCTTAGCTTATTTGTGCTCTTACTTGTTTAAGATTTCAGCTGTTTAATTGAGACCCTGAAGACCAAATGTGGAAGGTGACTTTTTACAGCTCTGGAGCAGGTCAGTATCATCACACAACTGCACTCTGCATTGCATGGGGTGTGCTGTGCAGCTCCAGTCCACAGCCAGGATGGGCTTCTACCATACAAGGACTGTGATGAGTAGAGGGGGTAATAAAAACACTGCTGATAATGGTAGCAGAGCAAGGACTGGTGGTGACACTCCCAAATCCTGAAGAGTTAGATTGAAAGAATCTCTTCATATTCTCTGTACCTGGCACTTCTCATAGGTCTAAAGCAAATTGACAGTTTTTATTCTAAGAGATGCAGACCATTTCTTTGACTCCTTACTCTGGAGACCGGGTAGCTCACTCCTCCTATTGTAGGCACTGAATTTTCTGACATGAATGGCCTTCATTAGTGTCTCAGAAAATAGCAGTTTTTAAATGGTAATCCCAAATGTTTGACATCAGTTTGTATTTATGCTTTAGTCAATTTAGGAGCTAAAGACCCTTTAGTATCTGGTGATGCTGTTTGTTTATACTGTTGTTTGGCATGTGATCCTGCT
This window of the Anomalospiza imberbis isolate Cuckoo-Finch-1a 21T00152 chromosome 6, ASM3175350v1, whole genome shotgun sequence genome carries:
- the TMEM229B gene encoding transmembrane protein 229B isoform X2 is translated as MAAAEPLTAFSRWYLYAIHGYFCEVMFTAAWEFVVNFNWKFPGVTSVWALFIYGTSILIVEKMYLYLKDKCNILVRCFIYTLWTYLWEFTTGLILRQFNACPWDYSQFDFDFMGLITLEYAIPWFCASFIMEQLVIRNTLRLRFDETAEPGAPTVPVALANGHVKTD
- the TMEM229B gene encoding transmembrane protein 229B isoform X1 → MDTECCWGECRRMAAAEPLTAFSRWYLYAIHGYFCEVMFTAAWEFVVNFNWKFPGVTSVWALFIYGTSILIVEKMYLYLKDKCNILVRCFIYTLWTYLWEFTTGLILRQFNACPWDYSQFDFDFMGLITLEYAIPWFCASFIMEQLVIRNTLRLRFDETAEPGAPTVPVALANGHVKTD